The stretch of DNA tcaatttacacacacatacacataggtTTACCTTCTCCCTTGTACAACAGTATTAAATCATTTGGATTTGGATTTCATTAAATGCTTAGAGAATCTGGAATAAAGGATTAGAGCCTCTGGTACACCTAAATGATCATATTAATAATGGCTActatttatttaacaaagatTTAGCATGTACAGTATGACAGACATTGCTCTATAAGCTGAGGAGTAAACGAAACACAAGACCCTGCCCTCATGTGGCATACAGTTTAGTGGgtaaacacagaaaaaacacaagttatattttttaattttttgtagagatgggtcttgatatgttgcccaggctggtcttgagctcctgacctcaagcaatcctcccgccttggcctcacaaagtgatgggattacaggtatgagccactgcacctgtcccaggttggagtgcagtggcatgaacatagctTTGAAGTCcggggctcaagtgttcctcttggctcagcctcccaagtagctgggaccacaggtgtgtaccaccatgccaagctaatttttttaaatttttaaatttttttgtagagatgggtcttgctatgttgcccaggctaggagCAGAATGTTTTTGAGAGAAGTTTTGTTCAAGTTGGTTAGAAACCTTAGACATCTGAGAGAGTACATCTGGGATGAGGAGGAGGTGAGTGAGGCATCTAGAGTGCAAAACTTAGAGGCAAGCACTCTGAGATGTTCCATCTGCACCTCCTGAAATCTTGCTTCCTTTGCCTCACAACTGCAGAAGaccaggggaggagagagaggtaaatttgaaattattatgccatttaaaatgtttcaagcCTTATTTCTGCCACGTAAAATAGTGATGTTGATAGTTATCTCAGTGTTTTAAGGGAGGATACAATAAAGTAATGATTTTGTCTTTCGAAATAAATATTGACTGTTGTCACATGGTTGCACTTAGGTGGCAATTTGTAAAAAGACGGCTCTGGAAGTTGAAGGGACCAGTGGCTTCAAgcaaaaagtaaattgaaaatggGAGATACCTTTTTGTGTAAGAAAGTGGAATCACCAAAGAAGAATTTGAGAGAATCCAAACAAAGGGACGAGGATGATGAAGATCCAGATCTGATCTTTGTTGGGGTGGAGCATGTACATAGAGATGCTGAAATTCTCTTTGTCGGGATGATTTCAAATTCAAAACCAGTCGTTTCAAACATTTTGAACAGAGTCACCCCAGGTTCaaattcaagaagaaagaaaatcttccaTCAAGATCCTGCTCACGTGTCGCAGCCTGCAAATCATGTGACCTCTATGGCAAAAGCCATCGTGCCAGTTTCTCCGTCTGAGGGGATATCAACAGATAGTCCTGTCACTATGAAGTCTTCATCTGAACCTGGTTATAAAATGAGTTCACCACAAGTTGTTTCTCCCAATTTCTCAGATTCGCTCCCCTCAGGGACTCAGTGTCTAGTTGGAGCTATGGTCTCTGGAGGAGGCAGAAATGAGAGTTCTCCTGATTCAAAGCGACTTTCCACTTCAGATATAAACAGCAGAGATTCCAAAAGGGTGAAACTCAGGGATGGAATCCCAGGTGTACCTTCTTTAGCTGTGGTCCCTTCAGATATCTCTTCTATAATAAGCACAAATACACCCCCACAGGGGGTCTGCAATTCATCAAACCATGTTCAGAATGGAGTAACATTTCCTTGTGCTGATGCTAATGGAAAGGCACATTTCAATCTTACCAATCCAGAGAGAGCAAATGGGTCTGATGGCCTGGTAATAACAGACATTCCAAGTCTAGCAAGTCAAAACAAGACCTTTGATCCCAAGAAAGAAAATCCCATCGTGTTACTTAGCGACTTTTACTATGGACAGCATAAAGGAGATGGGCAGCCGGAACAGAAGACTCACACCACCTTTAAATGCCTCAGCTGCGTGAAAGttctaaaaaatattaagtttatGAATCACATGAAGCATCATTTGGAATTTGAGAAGCAGAGGAATGACAGCTGGGAAGACCACACCACCTGCCAGCACTGCCACCGGCAGTTTCCCACTCCCTTCCAGCTACAGTGTCACATTGATAGTGTACACATCGCCATGGGGCCCTCTGCTGTCTGTAAGATCTGTGAATTGTCATTTGAAACAGATCAGGTCCTCTTACAACACATGAAGGACCATCATAAGCCTGGCGAAATGCCCTATGTGTGCCAGGTTTGCCATTACAGATCATCGGTCTTTGCTGATGTAGAAACACATTTTAGAACATGCCATGAAAACACAAAGAATTTGATTTGTCTGTTTTGTCTCAAACTTTTCAAAACTGCAATACCATACATGAATCATTGTTGGAGGCACAGCAGAAGGAGGGTCTTTCCGTGTTCCAAGTGCCGGCTACAGTTTTTGACGTTGAAGGAGGAAATAGAGCACAAAACCAAGGaccatcaaacatttaaaaagctgGAGCAACTGCAAGGGTTGCCTCgtgaaaaaaaagttattattcaaACTTCAGTTCAGCCAGGATCAAGTGGTATGGCTTCCGTTATTGTTAGCAACACTGACCCTCAGCCTTTTCCTGTAAAAACGAAAAAGAAGATGGCTATGAACGCTAGAGAttccagactcccttgcagcAAGGATTCTAGCTGAAAATATGTTCGACTCACTTCCAGGAGTTCCGAAAGGCAGAAGTGAGGCTAGGCCATATGTGCATTGTGGCTGTAGATGCTAGCAAGCAGTGTCATCAactgtcaggtttttttttacaGTGACATCTCATCAGCTCCCTATTGTGAAGAAGTAGCTCCAAAGTCTTTGAGCCCTTTCCCAGTCAAATGCTCCCAACAGGGCATCTCTTATTCTGACCTCAGAGGTTTTTCTTGTTTATGaactttaaataaatggaatcacacaaagATTCTTgtctttggctttttaaaataaatgagatggctgggcgtgatgactcatgcctgtaatcacagcactttgggaggctgaggtgggtggatcacttggggtcaggagtttgagaccaggctggccaagatagtgaaaccccttctctacataaaatagaaacattagccaagcatggttgtgggcgcctgtagtcccagctacttgggaggctgaggcaggagaatcgcttgaacctgggagggggagtttgcactgagctgagatcgcgccactgccctccagcctgggtgacagagcatgactcggtctcaaaataaagtaaaataaaataagtgagaTGCATTTTTGCTGTGTGTAGCAGTAgcacattctttttcattgctgggTAGAATtttgttgagtgtctgtggcagttttgtataaattt from Nomascus leucogenys isolate Asia chromosome 7b, Asia_NLE_v1, whole genome shotgun sequence encodes:
- the ZNF280A gene encoding zinc finger protein 280A; this translates as MGDTFLCKKVESPKKNLRESKQRDEDDEDPDLIFVGVEHVHRDAEILFVGMISNSKPVVSNILNRVTPGSNSRRKKIFHQDPAHVSQPANHVTSMAKAIVPVSPSEGISTDSPVTMKSSSEPGYKMSSPQVVSPNFSDSLPSGTQCLVGAMVSGGGRNESSPDSKRLSTSDINSRDSKRVKLRDGIPGVPSLAVVPSDISSIISTNTPPQGVCNSSNHVQNGVTFPCADANGKAHFNLTNPERANGSDGLVITDIPSLASQNKTFDPKKENPIVLLSDFYYGQHKGDGQPEQKTHTTFKCLSCVKVLKNIKFMNHMKHHLEFEKQRNDSWEDHTTCQHCHRQFPTPFQLQCHIDSVHIAMGPSAVCKICELSFETDQVLLQHMKDHHKPGEMPYVCQVCHYRSSVFADVETHFRTCHENTKNLICLFCLKLFKTAIPYMNHCWRHSRRRVFPCSKCRLQFLTLKEEIEHKTKDHQTFKKLEQLQGLPREKKVIIQTSVQPGSSGMASVIVSNTDPQPFPVKTKKKMAMNARDSRLPCSKDSS